The Belonocnema kinseyi isolate 2016_QV_RU_SX_M_011 chromosome 10, B_treatae_v1, whole genome shotgun sequence genome has a window encoding:
- the LOC117181807 gene encoding uncharacterized protein LOC117181807: protein MHNSIMTTLALVILATTTTLVSSQYDQQREQQNYVNEYANDQAHAQPSPRSYASSPKEPEKPKAAPVAILKQINRHNEDGSYTYGFEGADGSFKIETKLPSGDVKGKYGFVDDSGKVRVVEYGANQYGFQPAGEGITVAPPTLFDETTGKDGLELNNPDYDSPARQAPRQPAPAQPREQYRPQYEQPQQPQSHTQAIYTPAQHTPTLSNAPQQPIFTPAAAAPPRQSQILQASQRQIYDEPAPASQAYNQGPVQFGPSSIQEPRAQARSNPGSSGLLDQLARDYALPQNSAPPLHDISFGYY, encoded by the exons ATGCACAACTCTATCATG acgACGTTGGCATTAGTCATCCTTGCCACAACAACTACCCTAGTCTCTAGTCAATACGATCAGCAGAGGGAACAGCAGAACTATGTGAACGAGTATGCGAACGATCAGGCTCATGCTCAACCAAGCCCAAGAAGCTACGCTTCATCACCGAAAGAACCCGAAAAACCGAAAGCTGCTCCTGTTGCCATTTTAAAGCAGATTAACAGGCACAACGAAGATGGAAGTTACACATATGGTTTTGAAGGAGCCGACGGTTCTTTCAAGATTGAAACAAAATTACCAAGTGGAGATGTCAAGGGCAAGTATGGTTTCGTCGACGATTCCGGAAAAGTTCGAGTAGTTGAGTATGGAGCAAATCAGTATGGATTCCAACCAGCTGGTGAAGGGATCACGGTAGCTCCACCAACTCTTTTTGATGAAACTACAGGTAAAGATGGCTTGGAGCTAAATAATCCGGACTACGATTCACCTGCTAGACAGGCACCACGACAGCCAGCCCCAGCCCAACCTCGTGAACAGTACCGACCACAGTATGAGCAGCCTCAGCAGCCTCAATCACACACGCAGGCAATTTATACACCAGCTCAACACACTCCTACCTTGTCCAATGCTCCACAGCAGCCCATCTTCACACCAGCTGCAGCTGCACCCCCGCGACAGTCGCAGATACTTCAGGCAAGCCAGAGACAGATCTATGATGAACCAGCACCAGCTTCTCAGGCTTATAACCAAGGACCAGTCCAGTTTGGACCATCTTCCATTCAGGAACCTCGCGCTCAGGCTCGAAGCAATCCTGGAAGTAGCGGACTCCTTGATCAACTTGCTCGAGACTACGCCCTACCTCAAAATTCTGCGCCACCCTTACACGACATTAGTTTCGGGTACTACTAA